GCGAGCTGTCACGCACGGTGCCGTTCTTGTGCATCCAGATGGTTTTGTGGGTGGTCAGGTCGACCGCCGCCACATAACCCCACGCCGGTGCCTGGCACGGCAAGCCCATTGGCGACAGCAACGCTTCGAGGATCACGCCGTACGGCGCGCCTTTGTTCGGCTGCACGCCTTCGGTTTCGCTGACGCGCGGGCCTTGCTTGGCGATGTCGGCGGCCGGGATCAGTTTGGATTTGAACGCCATGAAGCTGGGGTTCACGAACGCGATCTGACGCACCGGGTCGACAGAAATGCCACCCCAGTCGAACACGCCAAAGTTGCCGGGGTACACGATCGAGCCCTGCAGCGATGGCGGGGTGAAAGCACCGTCATAGCGCATGGACTTGAAGTCGATACGGCACAGCATCTGGTCAAGCGGCGTCACGCCCCACATGTCGCGCTCTTTGAGCGGCGGCGGCATGAAGTTCAGCTCGGACTTGGGTTGGGTCGGGGAGGTGCGGTCGCCCGCCACTGCGCCCTGCGGTACCGCCACTTCGTGGATCGGCACCACCGGCTGGCCGGTGGCACGGTCCAGTACATAGATGCTGCCTTGCTTGGTCGACGCCATCACCGCCTGCTTCACGCCGGCTTCGGTCTTGATGTCGATCAGCGACGGTTGGCCGCCCACGTCCATGTCCCACAGGTCATGGTGAGTGAACTGGAAGGTCCACTTCACATGGCCGGTGTCGATGTCCAGCGCGGTCAGGCCGGCGGCGTATTTCTCGGAATCGTCGGTACGGTCGCCGCCGTACTGGTCAGGCATCTGGTTGCCCATCGGCAGGTAGAGCATGCCGAGTTTTTCATCCACGGCGAACATGGACCACATGTTCGGCGAGTTGCGGGTGTAGGTCTTGCCTTCGGCCAACGGGGTGGTGTCACCCGGGTTGCCGCTGTCCCAGTTCCACACCAGCTTGCCGGTGTGTACGTCGAACGCGCGGATCACACCGCTTGGCTCGTCGACCGAGACGTTATCGGTCACGTGGCCGCCGATCACCACCAGGTTCTTGGTCACGGCCGGTGGCGAGGTGGAGTAGTAACCGCCTGGGGCGAAGCTGCCGATGTTGGCGCGCAGGTCGACCTGGCCTTTGTCGCCGAAGTCTTCGCACATCTTGCCGGTGTCGGCGTTCAGGGCGATCAGGCGGGTGTCGGCGGTCGGCACGAAGATGCGTTTCGGGCAGGCAGTCGGCGCGGTGGCCGGGCTGGCGCTGCCGGTGGGGCTCTGTTCGGACGCGTAGGCGGCGTCATCGTGATACGACACGCCACGGCAGGTCATGTGCGCCCAACCCTTGAAGTTCTCGGCACCCTGGGTGCTGATCTTCGGGTCGAAACGCCAGATTTCCTTGCCGGTGTCCGGGTCCAGGGCAATCACTTGGCTGTGCGGGGTACACACGTAGAGCATGCCGTTGACTTTCAGCGGGGTGTTTTCCGCGGTGGTCTCACCTGGGTCGCCCGCACCCGGAATATCGCCGGTGCGGAAGGTCCACGCCGGGACCAGCTTGTGGGCGTTTTCCGGGGTAATCTGCGCCAGCGGCGAGTAGCGGTCGCCGAAGGATGAACGACCGTAGGAATTCCAGTCGCCATCGGCCTGCGACGGCGCGGCATTGGCCATGCCCGGTACCGCGTCGCGGTCCAGTTGGCCTTTGATCTCACCCGGGTTGGTGAACTGGCTGGCGATGGCGGCGGCGCCGGCCAGCACCACGGCCACGCTCAGTGCGCCGGTGCCCAGCGGGGCAGGTTGGCCACGCAGCAACGGACGGCGAAACCACGGCAGCAACATGACCAGGCCCAAGGCAAACAGCAGTGCCAGGCGCGGCACCAGCTGCCACCAGTCCAAGCCGACTTCCCACAGTGCCCACACCGTGCTGGCGAACAGCACTACTGCGTACAGGCCAAGCGCGGCGCGACGGGTGGCCAGCAACAGGATGCCGGTCAAGGTGATGCCGATACCGGCCAGCAGGTAGTAAAACGACCCGCCGAGCATCGTCAGCTTGATACCGCCGGCCAACAAGGCCAGGCCCATGATCAGCAGCAAGACGCCTAGCAGCCTGGGGAGCAGGCGGCTTGGACTTGAAGCACCATCAGTGCTCATAGTGTGTTTCTCCGTGACGTTGGAATAAAGGTGTAACCCCGTGCTTCATTCACTGTAGATGACGATTCGGCGCGGGCTTGGTTCAGCGTTATTTGGGTTTTTCCGTGGAGCGGCGCTGTTATCCACAGGCCGGCGATTTATCCCCAGGCGCGGTCGTGGGCAAGACAGCGCTGTCTTTGCGTGCGGGAATAATCAGCAAGATGGGGGCGGCCGAGGAAGTGAAACGTTTCAGGTTGTTGCGAAGGATAAAGGGAGTCAGGGCCAAGAGAAAGCCTGAATCGCAAGATGCATCATTTCGGATTTGGTAACAGTGACCCGATGTCGCTGCGAAAACACTTGTGGGAGGAGGGCAAGCCCCCCCTCCCACGGGAATTGCACTGTGGGTTAGAAGGTGGTGCGAAGCCCGAACTGCACGCTGCGCCCCGGCGCCGGGGCGATGTCGCGCAGGATCGAGCTGGCATACCGCACGGTCTGGTTGGTGAGGTTTTCCCCGTTCACAAATGCCAACCATTGGCTGCCACCCATATTGAAGTGGTAACCGGCGCTCGCGCCCAAGGTGGTGTAGCCGTCGGTGCCGCTTTCGTTATCCGGCACACGGCCCTGGCCTGCGGCGTGTTCGACGTCGATACGCGCCTGCCAGCGGTCCAGCTCCCACAGCAACCCGCTGTTCAAGCGCAACGGGGCAATGCGTGGCAAGGCTTCACCGGTGTCGAGGTTGGTGGCGCGGGTGTAATCGCCTGACAGCTCCAGCGCGAACTTGCCGTAGGCGCTTTCACCGAGCTTCCAGTGATCCTGGGCTTCAAACCCGGCAAAACGGGCACGCACGCCGGAATATTCGTACTCAGGGATGCCGCTCGCGTCTTCTTCACCTTCATCGTTCAGCGTACGACCGGTGCCCAGCAGGCCGATGTAATTGGAGAAGTGGCTGTAGAACACGCCGACGCTGCCCTTGTGGGTGCCATTGTCAAAGCGCAGCGCCAGGTCGCTGGACACGGCTTTTTCTTTCTTCAGGTTGGCGTCGCCCAGCTCAAAGGTGCCGGTGGCGACGTGGGCGCCGTTGGCGTACAGCTCGTAGAAGGTCGGCGCGCGTTCGGTGTAGCCCAGGGTGGCGGCCACGGACCAGATGGGCGTCAGGGTGTAGACCGCGCCGGACGACAGGCTGCCGGCGGTGAAGTCATTGCTCTTGTCGGCGCCGGCAAAGCGCGCGTTGCCTTTGGCGTCCGGGTCTACGCGGGTGTGTTCCAGGCGCCCGCCGAGGCTGAGTTTGAGGCGTTCGGTGGCCTGCATTTCTTCGAGGATAAACAGCGCGCCGGCATTGGTGTCGGTCTGCGGCACGAACGCTTCTTCGCCCAGGGCCGAGAACTCATTGCGGGTCACCTGCGCGCCCACCACCCCATCGAACGGGCCGATCGGCTGGTGACGCGCTTCAACGCGGGCTTCATAACCTTTGTTCTTGAACACCGTGCCGGTCTCGCCGTCTTCGATTTCGCGGTGCTCGTAGTCGGTGTAGCCGGCGTCGAATTTCACCGAACTGAACGGGCCTTGCAGGTTGCGGATTTCGGAGGCGAACGCGTAGTGATCCTGCTTCATGCGGATGCGCACGGCCTGCTCGGCGGGGGAGCCGTAGTTGCTGTCGTAATTGCTGTAGGACAGCCCGGCGTAACCGTCATCCCAGGTGTAGGAACCGCCCACGGCACCGCCGTCCTGGCGCCCGTCGCTGTTGCCCAGGCGAGCATTTTTGCCGGGGCTGTCTTCGCTGTCCGGCGCATGGCGGCTGCGCGCCTGGCCTGGGATTTTCAGGTCATTGAATTCCCGCGCATTGGCGTCCAGGTGCAGGGCGAACGTGCCGTTGCCGGCTTCCAGTTTGCCTGCGCTGCTGCGGGTGGTGTCGGCGCCGCCGTAGCGCAACTCACCGGCACCGTGGATGCCTTCGATGGCTTGGGTGGGGATGCGATTGTCGAAGGTGTTGACCACGCCGCCGATGGCACTGCCGCCATACAACAACGCCGCCGGGCCGCGCACGATTTCAACGCGCTCAACGTTGACCGGGTCCAGCGGCACCGCGTGGTCGTAGGACAGTGACGAGGCATCCAGCGCGCCCACGCCGTTGCGCAGGATGCGGATGCGGTCGCCATCCTGGCCGCGAATGATCGGCCGGCTGGCGCCTGGGCCGAAATACGAGGACGACACGCCCGGCTGCTTGTTCAGGGTTTCGCCGAGGCTGCCTTTTTGCTGCAGCGTCAGGTCATCGCCTTCGAGCACGGTGGTCGGCGACGCCAGCTGTTCGCTGCCCAGCGGGTTGCCGGTGATGACTTGGGGTGGCAGCTCAAGGGCGTGGGCTTCGGAGCAGATCAACAGGGCGGCGGCAAGCGGGGTCAAGCGCCACAGGGAAGAGAGGGACATCGGACATTCCTTGGCAATACGGCGAAAAGATTTGAAAGTAATGGTTACAATATAACATCTCTTTTTCGCCGCAAGCGGGAACTTTTTATAACTGGCCGGGCGGGGTGATAAGGTGTGCGCCTTCCTCAACCGTTTTTCATAGGCCCCGGCATGACCGCGACAAGCAACGACCCCCTCCACGGCGTGACCCTGCAACACGTCCTCACCACCCTGGTGGAACATTACGAATGGGAAGGCCTTGCCGAGCGCATTGATATCCGCTGCTTCAAGAGCGACCCGAGCATCAAGTCGAGCCTCACGTTCCTGCGTAAAACCCCGTGGGCGCGGGAGAAAGTCGAAGGGTTGTACGTGAAGCTGATGCGCACCAAACGCCCGTTGGACTGAGGCAATGAAGCGGTTTACGGCAGCGGCCGCACTGGCCGGTTGGGTGGGGTTGGCGATTCAGCAATACCTTATTTTCTATTCGCGCTGGTCCACCGGCGCCAGCCTGCTGGGCGGGCTGATCAACTTTTTCAGTTTCTTTACGGTACTCACCAACACCCTGGCGGTGGTGGTGTTGAGCTACGCCGTGGTGAACCGCGATAGCGCGGCGAAGCGGTTTTTTCTCGCCCCCAGGGTCAGCAGCGCAATCGCGGTGAGCATTCTGGTGGTGGGCCTGGCGTACAGCCTGTTGCTGCGGCATTTGTGGCAGCCCGAAGGCTTTCAACTGGTCGCCGACGAGCTGCTCCACGACGTCATGCCGGTGCTGTTTTTTATTTACTGGTGGCGCTGTGTGCCCAAGGGCACCTTGCACCTCAAACACATCGGCGCCTGGGTGATTTACCCGCTGGTGTACTTCGCCTATGCGCTGCTACGTGGGAATTTGCTCGGGCAGTATCAGTACCCGTTCATCGACGTGAGCACCCTCGGTTATCCACAGGTGTTTGTGAATGCCGCAGGGATCTTGGCGGGGTTTGTGTTGATTGCATTGGCAGTGGTGGGGCTGGATAAGGCGCTCAAGCGAACGCAATAAAACCTGTGGGAGCGAGCAAGCCCGCTCCCACACGGGGGTTTACTCGTCGTCGCTACCTTCGGCGCGCCAGTAACCCACGGCCTTCAGAAAATCTTCATCGACCTGATGGGTGTCCAGCAGCACGCGGCGTACCTGGCGCGACAGCTTGGTTTCGGTGGCGACGAAGCTGTACAGCGTGCCGCTGGGCAGCGTCAGGTTGCGCACGCACTTCAGTAGGTCATCCTGGCCCCGCACCACCCAAATGATGTCGACCTCGGCGGCGCTTTCCAGCGTTTGCCGCTCCGCCAAATCGGCAATCTCAATCACCGCCAGCACCTTGCACCCGGCGGGTAGTTCCTCCAGGCGACGACCGATGGCCGGCAGCGCGGTTTCGTCGCCGATCAGCAGGTAGCTGTCGAAGATATCCGGCACGATCAGCGAGCCCCGTGGCCCGCCGATATACAGGTGTTGCCCCGGCTGGGCCTGTTGCGCCCAGGTGGACGCAGGGCCATCGCCATGCAGCACGAAATCGATATCCAGCTCGCCAAGGTCCAGGTCAAAACGCCGTGGCGTGTAGTCACGCATGGCTGGCTGCGGGCCGTCGCCCTTGACGGTGAAGGTCGGGCTTTGCAGCGCGGCCTGCTCGGCGGCGTTCTGTGGGAACAGCAGCTTGATATGGTCGTCGCTGCCCAGGCTCACGAACCCGGCCAGTTCAGGCCCGCCCAGGGTGATGCGGCGCATGCGCGGGGTGATATCGACCACGCGCAACACCTGCAGGCGGCGGCGTTTGATCTCGTGGGTAACGCGGTGGATGGCGTGTGTATTCATGAGGATTTCCCGTCGGCAATGGCTTGAGCGGTGCCGTTGAGCAGCGCCGCGACACGTGCGATTTCTTCCGGGCTCCAACGCCCGTGGTGTGAATGCAAGGCATGGCGCAGGTTGTGCACCGCCTCGTGGATTTGCGGCGGGCGGTCATGCCCGCGCAGCGAGCGTTTGCTCAGTTGGATGCGCATGCGTACGCCGTCCAGCGCAACCGTCTGTTCACTTAAGAACAGACGTCCGGCGTCGGTGATTGTGTAGCGTTTTTTTCCACCTTCGGCGTCGCCGCTGATCAACTCGCTCTCTTCCAGGAAGGTCAGCGTCGGGTAGATCACGCCTGGGCTCGGGGTGTAGGCGCCGTCGAACAGGCCTTCGATCCGGCGGATCAGGTCGTAGCCGTGGCACGGTTGTTCGGCGATGAGCGCCGGCAGCAGCAATTTCAAATCGCCCGGTGCGAACACGCGGGGGCCACGGCCGCCGCGTTCACGGCCGGGGCGTTTTTCGAAGCCGTCAGGGTCGTTGCCGGGGTCGCGGTGGTGAGGGTGATCGCGCATGTTCGTCGCTCTGTGAAAGATTTAGACATAACTTAAGATATATCTTTAGCGCTGAACAGAGGGCCGCGACCAACGGTCGACGGCCGTATGGCGAGGCAGGCCGAGCGTAAAACCGCAAAAAACCGTGGACGGTTCTCTCTATGTAAGTCTATAACTAGTTATTAGAGTTAAAGCTCCAATTTTGCACTTTCGTTTAACGTGAATAGGCACTTTTGTGGTACCGTTCTGACAGTTTCATACCCACTCAAACAGCAACTTGTTAGTGTGTAGTCCAATTCTTACAGTTGAATTATAAGTTTTGGCAAAAGGCCATGTTTTTCCCGCGAACGCAGTTTCCTTAAGCTACGCCCGCGTGGGAAGCGGCCTGCATACCTGTTTTTGACATTCATGGATCATTGCCCGGCGTTGCACTAGTTCAACTTTGCGCAACGTAGTTCGTTGTGAGTCAGCTAAAGCCCTGGCTTTGAATTCAACTAGCAACGATCCAATTAATGCTGAAAACCTATAGGTATTGACCCATGTTCAAGAAGTTAGCGATCACTGTTCCACTGGCTGTTATTGCGCTGAGTTCCCAGGTAGCAGTCGCTGCCGGCGAAGCCAGCCATACCGTCAACCTCAGGGCGAACATCCCTACCACCGTGTTCCATGCACAGCCACGTGACCCGAACTGGGGCCGCGACGAAACCATGAACTACAACGTGGTGAGCGGTGAGCTGGCGCCCCTGACCGCCATCTACGACATCCGCAACACCAACGGTTCGGTGCATGCCTACATCGAAGGTGGCCCGGCGATGCTGTTCAACGGCAATACCACCCAGAACATTCCGCTCACCACCACCCTCAACGGCGTGACCCTGACCGGCACCCCGCAGGAAGTGGTCAACGAGGCGGACTCCACGCCGGGCGTGGGTGCTGAAATGCGCATCGTCGCCGCCAAGCCTACGGCCACTCAGCGCGGCGCCTACAGCGCAGTGATGCCGGTGGTGTTCGACGCGGTACTGCCAGCACCTTGATGCACATGAGCGCTCGCTGACCGCGAGCGCTGTTTGCAGGCCGGCGTGCCCCTCTCCCCTGTGCGCCGGCCTGGTTTTCTTAGTCTCTAGGCATTCAGAGTATCCGTCCATGTTCCCGATGACCTCCATCGCGGCTGCGCTTGCGCTGTTGATTTGTACGAGTGCCCTGGCTGCGCCTGCCTCGACCCCCGGCAGCCTGATTACCCAGGCCCAAGGCCTGCCCGCAGGGTTTACCGACCACTTTTTCGAGGTGCCGCTGGCTGTGCGCGTGGACCTCGACGAGCAACTGCTCGGCGAAGCGTTGATCGTGCTGTCGCGCGACGACCGCGTCACCCTGCTCGAATTCACCGACACCGGCGACAGCAAGGTCCCGGCCGCGACTCGCGACACCTGGCAAGCGGTGTTGGAAAAAGGTGTCGCGCTGGGCGCCTGCAACCAGTCCTGCCCGGAAAAAATGATCTCGGCGTTCTACAACCTCGAAAGCTCACAGCTGTCGATCCTCACGCAAGACGTCGAACGCAGTGCCGACATCCCGCGTTTCTACGAGCAGCCCGAAGGTGGCAGCCTGGGGTTGATCATCAACAACCAGCTCAACCTCAACGGTGGCCAAGAAGAAAGCCTGGGCGGGCGTTACGGCCTGCAGGCCAGTTCCAGCGTGGGTAATTGGAGCCAGGTGTTCAACCTGCAACTGGCGCGTCAGAGCGGTGATGACGAACCCATGCGCCACGCGATCCACGAGCTTTACACCCAGCGTGAAATGGAAGGGCAGTTCTTCCGCCTGGGCCACTTCACCCCCAATTCCGATGGCCTCACCCGCCAACTGCGCAGCTTCGGCGCCAGCCCCGACACGGCGCTGGGCGTGATGTACGGCAGTTCCGACAGCCTGGCCATCAACAACGCCAAGCCCAGCGTGTACCCGATCTACGTCACCGCCAACCGTCAGGCGGCGGTGGAGATCTACCGCAACGGCTTGCTGATCAACACCCAGGCGGTCGCCGCCGGCCTGCAAACCCTGGATACCCGGCCGTTGCCCGGCGGTATCTACGAGGTGGAAGTGCGCCTGATCGAAGACGGCCTCACCACCAGCACCACCCAGGAGTTGGTGTACAAGCCCAGCAACTGGCGCAATGCCGAAGACCGCTGGCGCTACAACCTGTTCGCCGGGCGCGAGACCAAGCTGCTCAGCAACTGGGATGAACAAGCCTCGGGCGCGATGACCGCCGGCGCGTCGATCAACTACCTGCTGCACCCGCGCGTGATCCTCGGCCTGTCGGCCCGCCAGGTGCGCGAACAACTGCAATACGGCGGTTCGGTCGACTGGACCGTGGCCAACAACACCAGCCTCTACGCCAACCTGTATCAAACCCAGGAACACGGCACCGGCATGGACCTGCAAGGGCTCTATTCCTTTGGCGCGACCAACCTGGTGTTCAGCCACAACCGCAGTTGGCTCGACACCCGCGACACCTACGAAACCCTGCCCGACGGCACCCGTCTGCGGCGCAACACCTTTGTCGGCGAGACGAGCAATACCGCGTTGTCGGTCAACCACCGTTTCGACGCCAAAAACAGCGCGAACATGCGCCTGTCCCACAGCGAGGGCAATATCGAAGGCGCCGGCATCGACCTGGGCTGGAGCCGTCACGACACGTTCCTGGGCAGCGATGCCAACTGGCGTTTCTCGGTGTTCGACCGGCCCGGCACTACCGGTACCAGCGACAAGCGTAATCGCGGGGTCGATGTGTCGCTCAGCGTGAACCTGGGCAGCGACGGCCGGCAGATTTCCGGCAGCCTCGGCAGCCGCACCGCCCGTGACGGCGGGCGCGACAACAACGCCTCGGTCACGTACCGCCAGGACCTCACCGACCACGTGCTGCAAAGCGTCTCGGCCACTGCGATCACCGACACCTACGGCGTCGGCCTGTCGGGCACGGCCAGCTTCAATACCAGTGCGGTCAGCGGCGACGGCTTCCTGCAGCGCAGTTCCTACAACGGCGAACTCACCGGTGGCTTGAACCTCAACAGCACCTTCGTCGCCGGTGCCGGCCAGATGCTGCTCAGCAGCCAGTACCAGGGCAACGGCGCGGGCATGATCATCGACCTTGAAACCGACCTCGACGACATCGCCCTGCGCGCCGACGACCTGGGCGGCGGCAGCACCCTGCTGCGGCCGGGGCGCAACTACGTGCCGGTGTCGGCCTACAAGAGCAGCAGCGTCAGTTTCGACTTCGAAGGCAACTACCCGCCGGCGGCCAACATCCAGCCGACGCGCTCCAGCTATCACCTGAACAAGGGGGGCGTGGACTACCGCAAGATCTCGGTGATGAAGACCGTCACCGTGCTCGGGCGCTTGCTCGACGAACGTGGCGCGCCGCTCAAGGGCCATCACGTGATCAACCACGCCAGCCGTGGGGTCAGCGAAGTGGACGGGTTCTTCTCGATGGAAATGAGCGCCAGCTCGCCGACCCTGCAAGTGCGTTACCAAAACCAGTTGCTCTGCCAGTTCCGCCTCGACCCGAGCAACGCGCCGAATGAAAACGACGTGTTGATGATCGGTGACCTGCGCTGCACGCCGGACACCCTGGCGGAAACTTCCATCAAATTTGAGGCGGCGGGTTAATTCATGAGCAATCAGGGCACACGGACAATCAGAGGCCTGTTTCTGTCTGCGGGTTTGCTGGGTAGCTTGATATGGGCAAACCCGGTTTCAGCATTTGTGCAGGAAATAACTGCCATGTTCAGGCCAGACCCCTCAAACCCGAATCAGGACCGATTTACCAATACCACGCCAGTAACGGGTTTCTGTGCGAGTTACCCGGGCTATTGCATCAACGTCTTCAGTATTCGATTGCCGATCACTGCCGCGTCCAGCGGCGCGCTGCCGGCAAAGCCGAGCGACCCGCGGCAAAGCGCACTGTGGAAGGTTCCCGCGCAATGGCGCCAACTGAGCGTGATTGATTCAAGTGGTGAGGAAGCGACTGTAGAAGTACGTATTAATGCGATCGGCTCCAAGTATGTGCTTGATCGCAGCGCCGCCGAGCTTGTAGGGGGCGGAGTTTCTGCGCTGCAAGCGCATGGGATGTTATGGGGCGGGAACTGGTTGTACCCGCCGAGCCCCTGCAAGGGGATAGGCTTGGCATCCTATGGGTCTTACTATTTCAGCTTTGTCTGGAGGACGCCCGAGGAGGCTAACTGCGTCAAGCTGGCTCAATACGAGATCCCGAAGATGGCCTATGAGTATTTGGAGATCGGCTATGAGTTACGCACCCCGAATCCATTGGCGATGTCAGCCGGGACCTACACCGGTGTATTGAACTACGGCATCGGCCCCAATCAGGACTTCGATTTGGGCGACATGATGCTGCCGAGCGATTCTGCGCTCACCTTGAACTTCACCCTGACGGTGGAGCACATCCTCAAGGTCGAGTTACCGCCCGGCGGCAACCGTGTCGAATTGCTGCCCGAAGGCGGTTGGCAAGCCTGGCTCAATCGCGGGCGACAGCCCGCAAGGTTGTTTCGCGATCAAACCTTCCGCATCGCGGCCAGCGGGCGCTTCAAGATGAACCTCGAATGCAGCCTGGCCATCGGCAACACCTGCGGCCTGCGCAATGGCGCGGGTGACGAGGTGCCGTTGAAGGTGGCCGTGAGCCTGCCATTCGGCTTGAACGACCAGTACGGGCAAACCGTGAACAAGCTGCCGCTGCGCCTCGACGGCGTGGGCACCGAGCTGTTCCAGGCCGTGCACTACGTGAACAACCGCCCCGGCACCCTGCACTTTGAAGTGGAGCGCGAACAGGTGGGCGACATGCTCAAGCAGCCCGGCACCACCTACTCGGGGGTGGTCACGGTGGTCTGGGACTCGGAAGTTTAAGCGGGCCATCCGCAACGGCCCGCCGGCACTTTGGCGTGGCGGGCCGCGTTCAATCAATGAGGCGTAAGCAAACATGAAACAGGCAGTGTTAGGGATCGGGTTGGTATTGGCGTCGCTGACGGCACAGGCGGGGCCGGCGATCAACGTGGGCGTGGTGTACGACTACCTGGAAGGCGATCGCAGTTCCTACCTCAAGCGGGTTTACAACGGCGGCACCAGCACCGCGTTTATCAAGGTCAATGTGCTGGAGATTGTCTATAACGCCGACGGCACCTCCAAGGAAGTGCCGGTCGCCTCGATGACCGACGCCAAGGGCAGCGCCACCAACCGCGACGGCCTGATGGCCAGCCCGGCGCGGCTGATCGTGCCGGCCGGCGGGCGCCAGGGCACGCGCTTGCTGTACATGGGCCAGCGCGACAAGGAGCGTTATTTCCGCGTGCGGTTCATCCCCGTGGTCCCGGAAAAGGAAGACGACTTCGCCGTGACCGAGGCAGAGCGCAGCGACTACAAAAAAGGCCTGGCGGCCGGGGTCAACGTGCTGGCCGGCTACGGCACGGTGTTTTTCGTGCGGCCCAAAGACACGCGTTTCGACACGCAAATCAACGAGACCGCCACCCAGTACAGCCTGCGCAACGCCGGCAACAGCGTGGTGGTGCTCGACGAGTTCCGCGACTGTTCGGTGGCCAACAAAGCCGAGTGTGAGCCCACCACCAAGCACCACATCCTGCCCGGTCGCCAGTTGGTGTTCGAGAAGAAACCCGAGCGCCAGTTCAGCTTCCAGATGGTTGAAGGCCGGGACAAAAAACCGATGACCGTCAACAGCAACGGGTGATGACAATGTTCAAGCAAGTAACGGTAGTGGCTGCGCTGATGGCCCCGGTTTTGTGGGGTGGGCAGGCGCAGGCGTTTCAGGAACGCCAGAGTTTCGATGTGTCGGTGACCATTCCGGTCCATGAAGCCTACGTGCTGCCCTCCGAGCCGGACTGGATGGGCCGCGACCAGGTATTGGCCTGGGACCTGGTGACGTCGCGCCTGAGTCACCTGCGTAAGAACTTCGATGTGAAAAACCTCAACGGCGGCGTCGCCGCGCGGTTGGGCGACACCCCGTACCTGTTGAGCGGCCAGAACCGGATTGACCTTCAGGTGCTGTTCAACCGCGTGCCCCTGACCCTGGATTCGACCGAAGTGATCAACGCCGATGAGGCGCGGGTGGGCCGTCGCGCTGAACTGGAGATCGCCGCCATCGAACCGCAGACCGGTTACAAGGGCGGCGATTACTACGGCACGGTGCATATCGTGTTTGATTTTCTGGCGCCTTGAGCCTGTCCTTTAAGAGTCGCATTAAACGATGAACGATAAAAGCAGGGTCTTCAGTACGTGGGTAGTTGCAGTGCTGGGTTTCAGCAGCCTGCTGTGGGGCAGCCCAGCCGTCGCGTTTGTGCAGGAAATTACCGCAATGTTCAGGCCGAACCCTTCCGACGCGAATCAAAACCGATTTACCAATACCACGCCGGTGAGCGGTTACTGTCAGAGTTATCCTTCGCAATGCTACGAGATGTTCAGCATTCGCCTACCGATCACCGCGAGCGGCGGGCCACTGGAGGCGAACCCGAGCGACCCACGTAAAACCGCCTTGTGGAAGGTTCCCGCGCAGTGGCGCGAGGTGAGCGTGACGAACACTCAAGGTGAAACGCAAACCGTTGAAATACGTATCAGCGGTATTGGGTCAACATATGCTCTTGACCGACATG
This region of Pseudomonas asgharzadehiana genomic DNA includes:
- a CDS encoding glucose/quinate/shikimate family membrane-bound PQQ-dependent dehydrogenase, whose protein sequence is MSTDGASSPSRLLPRLLGVLLLIMGLALLAGGIKLTMLGGSFYYLLAGIGITLTGILLLATRRAALGLYAVVLFASTVWALWEVGLDWWQLVPRLALLFALGLVMLLPWFRRPLLRGQPAPLGTGALSVAVVLAGAAAIASQFTNPGEIKGQLDRDAVPGMANAAPSQADGDWNSYGRSSFGDRYSPLAQITPENAHKLVPAWTFRTGDIPGAGDPGETTAENTPLKVNGMLYVCTPHSQVIALDPDTGKEIWRFDPKISTQGAENFKGWAHMTCRGVSYHDDAAYASEQSPTGSASPATAPTACPKRIFVPTADTRLIALNADTGKMCEDFGDKGQVDLRANIGSFAPGGYYSTSPPAVTKNLVVIGGHVTDNVSVDEPSGVIRAFDVHTGKLVWNWDSGNPGDTTPLAEGKTYTRNSPNMWSMFAVDEKLGMLYLPMGNQMPDQYGGDRTDDSEKYAAGLTALDIDTGHVKWTFQFTHHDLWDMDVGGQPSLIDIKTEAGVKQAVMASTKQGSIYVLDRATGQPVVPIHEVAVPQGAVAGDRTSPTQPKSELNFMPPPLKERDMWGVTPLDQMLCRIDFKSMRYDGAFTPPSLQGSIVYPGNFGVFDWGGISVDPVRQIAFVNPSFMAFKSKLIPAADIAKQGPRVSETEGVQPNKGAPYGVILEALLSPMGLPCQAPAWGYVAAVDLTTHKTIWMHKNGTVRDSSPVPIPLSMGVPSLGGTFTTAGGVAFLSGTLDQYLRAYDVKNGKQLWEGRLPAGAQTTPMTYTGKDGKQYVLVVAGGHGSLGTKQGDYVMAFKLPD
- a CDS encoding TonB-dependent receptor; this encodes MSLSSLWRLTPLAAALLICSEAHALELPPQVITGNPLGSEQLASPTTVLEGDDLTLQQKGSLGETLNKQPGVSSSYFGPGASRPIIRGQDGDRIRILRNGVGALDASSLSYDHAVPLDPVNVERVEIVRGPAALLYGGSAIGGVVNTFDNRIPTQAIEGIHGAGELRYGGADTTRSSAGKLEAGNGTFALHLDANAREFNDLKIPGQARSRHAPDSEDSPGKNARLGNSDGRQDGGAVGGSYTWDDGYAGLSYSNYDSNYGSPAEQAVRIRMKQDHYAFASEIRNLQGPFSSVKFDAGYTDYEHREIEDGETGTVFKNKGYEARVEARHQPIGPFDGVVGAQVTRNEFSALGEEAFVPQTDTNAGALFILEEMQATERLKLSLGGRLEHTRVDPDAKGNARFAGADKSNDFTAGSLSSGAVYTLTPIWSVAATLGYTERAPTFYELYANGAHVATGTFELGDANLKKEKAVSSDLALRFDNGTHKGSVGVFYSHFSNYIGLLGTGRTLNDEGEEDASGIPEYEYSGVRARFAGFEAQDHWKLGESAYGKFALELSGDYTRATNLDTGEALPRIAPLRLNSGLLWELDRWQARIDVEHAAGQGRVPDNESGTDGYTTLGASAGYHFNMGGSQWLAFVNGENLTNQTVRYASSILRDIAPAPGRSVQFGLRTTF
- a CDS encoding VF530 family DNA-binding protein encodes the protein MTATSNDPLHGVTLQHVLTTLVEHYEWEGLAERIDIRCFKSDPSIKSSLTFLRKTPWAREKVEGLYVKLMRTKRPLD
- a CDS encoding Pr6Pr family membrane protein gives rise to the protein MKRFTAAAALAGWVGLAIQQYLIFYSRWSTGASLLGGLINFFSFFTVLTNTLAVVVLSYAVVNRDSAAKRFFLAPRVSSAIAVSILVVGLAYSLLLRHLWQPEGFQLVADELLHDVMPVLFFIYWWRCVPKGTLHLKHIGAWVIYPLVYFAYALLRGNLLGQYQYPFIDVSTLGYPQVFVNAAGILAGFVLIALAVVGLDKALKRTQ
- a CDS encoding siderophore-interacting protein, giving the protein MNTHAIHRVTHEIKRRRLQVLRVVDITPRMRRITLGGPELAGFVSLGSDDHIKLLFPQNAAEQAALQSPTFTVKGDGPQPAMRDYTPRRFDLDLGELDIDFVLHGDGPASTWAQQAQPGQHLYIGGPRGSLIVPDIFDSYLLIGDETALPAIGRRLEELPAGCKVLAVIEIADLAERQTLESAAEVDIIWVVRGQDDLLKCVRNLTLPSGTLYSFVATETKLSRQVRRVLLDTHQVDEDFLKAVGYWRAEGSDDE
- a CDS encoding PadR family transcriptional regulator, giving the protein MRDHPHHRDPGNDPDGFEKRPGRERGGRGPRVFAPGDLKLLLPALIAEQPCHGYDLIRRIEGLFDGAYTPSPGVIYPTLTFLEESELISGDAEGGKKRYTITDAGRLFLSEQTVALDGVRMRIQLSKRSLRGHDRPPQIHEAVHNLRHALHSHHGRWSPEEIARVAALLNGTAQAIADGKSS